The Flavobacteriales bacterium genome includes a region encoding these proteins:
- the acs gene encoding acetate--CoA ligase, which translates to MNYIVSNIEEYQKAYEESVNNPEAFWDGFAKEFVWHRHWDKVLDANMHKPEIHWFVGGKLNITENCIDRHLETKGEQIAIIFEPNNPNEASQHITYRELAKNVNKTANMLKNMGAKKGDRICLYMPMVPELAYAVLACARIGAVHSVVFAGFSSKSLSDRINDAECNILITADGGLRGDKITPLKDIADEALCSCNTIQKVIVLKRALNNCNMTAQRDVWWHEVFEPASTECPAEVMDAEDMLFILYTSGSTGKPKGMVHTCGGYMVYTNFSFRNVFQYAAGDIYWCTADIGWITGHSYILYGPLSAGATTVIFEGVPSYPDMGRFWEIVEKHEVNIFYTAPTAIRSLAQCDDSFVTKHNLSSLKTLGTVGEPINAEAWEWYDTNIGKHNCPIVDTWWQTETGGIMISPLAGITETIPTFATLPLPGVQPCLMDESGNEMEEMEAEGRLCVKYPWPGMARTIYGDHQRFKDTYYSSFAGKYFTGDGAKRDAKGNYRITGRVDDIVIVSGHNLGTAEIENAINEHPEVAESAVVGYPHDIKGNSIYAFITLKNNSQLSQAALEKAIADLVSKTLGPISKPEKIQFVNGLPKTRSGKIMRRILRKVAANELENFGDTSTLLNPECVEEIVKGRKM; encoded by the coding sequence ATGAACTACATAGTTTCAAATATAGAAGAATACCAGAAAGCTTATGAAGAAAGTGTAAACAACCCTGAAGCATTTTGGGATGGCTTTGCCAAAGAGTTTGTGTGGCATAGGCATTGGGATAAAGTGCTGGATGCCAATATGCACAAACCGGAAATACATTGGTTTGTTGGGGGAAAACTAAACATTACCGAAAACTGTATTGACCGACATTTAGAGACAAAAGGGGAGCAAATTGCCATCATATTTGAACCAAACAATCCGAATGAAGCTTCGCAGCATATTACCTATCGGGAGTTGGCCAAAAACGTAAACAAAACGGCGAACATGCTGAAAAATATGGGAGCCAAAAAAGGCGATAGAATTTGCCTTTATATGCCCATGGTGCCGGAATTGGCGTATGCCGTGTTGGCCTGTGCCCGCATTGGGGCTGTGCATTCGGTGGTTTTTGCAGGTTTTAGCAGCAAAAGTTTATCCGACCGAATAAACGATGCTGAGTGCAATATTTTAATTACCGCAGATGGGGGACTTCGGGGTGATAAAATAACGCCATTAAAAGATATTGCAGATGAAGCATTGTGTTCGTGCAACACCATTCAGAAGGTTATTGTTTTGAAACGGGCATTGAACAACTGCAATATGACGGCTCAAAGAGATGTATGGTGGCACGAAGTTTTTGAGCCTGCCTCAACTGAATGCCCTGCGGAAGTTATGGATGCAGAAGATATGCTGTTTATACTTTACACCAGCGGAAGCACAGGCAAACCAAAAGGTATGGTACACACCTGCGGTGGCTACATGGTATATACCAATTTTAGTTTTAGAAATGTGTTTCAATATGCCGCCGGAGATATTTATTGGTGTACGGCTGATATAGGTTGGATTACAGGACATTCCTATATCCTTTATGGGCCTCTCAGTGCGGGTGCCACTACCGTTATATTTGAAGGTGTGCCCAGCTATCCCGACATGGGAAGATTTTGGGAGATAGTAGAAAAACACGAGGTGAACATCTTTTACACCGCACCAACGGCCATTCGCTCGCTCGCACAGTGCGATGACTCATTTGTAACAAAACACAATCTTTCTTCTTTGAAAACACTGGGCACTGTGGGCGAACCAATAAATGCAGAGGCTTGGGAGTGGTATGATACAAACATTGGCAAACATAACTGCCCCATTGTGGACACATGGTGGCAAACAGAAACGGGGGGAATTATGATTTCGCCATTGGCAGGCATAACGGAGACAATTCCAACATTTGCCACCCTGCCGTTGCCCGGAGTGCAGCCCTGCCTTATGGATGAGTCGGGTAATGAAATGGAGGAAATGGAAGCCGAAGGCAGACTGTGTGTAAAATATCCGTGGCCGGGCATGGCCAGAACCATCTATGGCGACCATCAACGATTTAAAGACACCTATTATTCCAGTTTTGCTGGAAAATATTTTACTGGAGACGGAGCAAAACGCGATGCAAAGGGCAATTATCGCATTACAGGTCGGGTGGATGATATTGTAATTGTGAGTGGTCATAATCTTGGAACAGCGGAGATAGAAAATGCCATCAATGAACATCCAGAAGTGGCCGAATCGGCGGTGGTAGGCTATCCGCACGATATAAAAGGCAATAGCATTTACGCTTTTATAACGCTTAAAAACAACAGCCAATTGAGCCAAGCGGCATTGGAAAAAGCCATTGCCGATTTGGTTTCTAAAACCCTGGGGCCAATCAGCAAACCCGAAAAAATACAGTTTGTCAATGGTTTGCCCAAAACAAGAAGTGGGAAAATAATGCGGCGAATATTGAGAAAAGTGGCGGCAAACGAGTTGGAAAATTTTGGAGATACCTCAACACTTTTAAACCCCGAATGTGTAGAAGAAATTGTTAAAGGCCGAAAAATGTGA
- a CDS encoding SRPBCC family protein, translating into MFVSRSIEINANRASVEQAINNYTIWQKWSPWAILEPEVKISVNEKADFYEWQGKRTGSGNMKNNGQTGDVIDMDLTFLKPWKSTSKIYFRLKEKDSKISVSWEMHGSLPFFMFFFKKIMQAGIGMDFERGLKMLKDYCETGNIHSKLEFKGVQPFNGGKYVGIKRNATMHTIGDVMQKDFDALFNEFNGSQHLSDVWFSQYHKFDIVNGGVEFTSAVCVTEYPENLPAGWVKGEIEKCNLHTIRHIGSYDHIGNAWAASQMMIRAKEFKPKKGIHPYEFYRNSPKDTAPENLISDICFAV; encoded by the coding sequence ATGTTCGTTTCTCGATCTATTGAAATTAATGCTAACCGAGCTTCGGTTGAGCAAGCCATCAACAACTACACTATTTGGCAAAAATGGTCGCCATGGGCTATTTTAGAGCCAGAGGTAAAAATTTCGGTTAATGAAAAAGCCGATTTTTATGAATGGCAAGGCAAACGAACCGGAAGCGGAAATATGAAAAATAATGGGCAAACGGGTGATGTTATTGACATGGATTTAACCTTTTTAAAGCCGTGGAAGTCAACCTCAAAAATTTATTTTCGGTTAAAGGAAAAGGACTCAAAAATTTCTGTTTCTTGGGAAATGCATGGCTCATTACCCTTCTTCATGTTCTTCTTTAAAAAAATAATGCAAGCCGGCATCGGTATGGATTTTGAACGTGGTTTAAAAATGCTAAAAGACTATTGCGAAACCGGAAACATTCACAGCAAACTCGAATTTAAAGGCGTTCAGCCATTTAATGGAGGAAAATACGTTGGCATAAAACGAAACGCAACAATGCACACCATTGGCGACGTTATGCAAAAAGATTTTGATGCTTTGTTTAACGAATTTAATGGTTCGCAACACTTATCCGACGTTTGGTTTTCGCAATATCACAAATTTGATATTGTTAATGGTGGAGTGGAATTTACCTCGGCGGTTTGCGTTACCGAATATCCGGAAAATCTTCCGGCAGGTTGGGTTAAGGGCGAAATTGAGAAATGCAATCTTCACACTATAAGACACATAGGATCATACGACCATATTGGAAATGCATGGGCAGCTTCGCAAATGATGATTCGTGCCAAAGAATTTAAACCCAAAAAAGGCATTCATCCTTACGAGTTTTATCGAAATAGTCCAAAAGATACGGCCCCCGAAAACCTGATAAGCGATATTTGCTTTGCTGTGTAA
- a CDS encoding Fic family protein — MKNLALSLKKWRTESNKTMLELSAKTGIDQALLSKYETGKRVPSEKHLVQLSEAMHIDFSEIKKELLADKIAKLVQYEQNYAEILMVAESRVEYLTSNQALILPELPTGYTEKLDKLDKLKNQLKALKPLQGSALYKLKEYFRIQYTYDSNQIEGNTLTLKETHLVINEGITVGGKSMREHLEAINHAEAVDFIEDLVSGKEKFNRRSLLEVHRLVLKSIDNENAGRFRNVPVRISGSQHVPPQPYLLEKMMEEYFMHYEIQKKRMHPVLLAAEMHERLVSIHPFIDGNGRTSRLIMNFILLQNGYTITSLKGDLTSRKRYYDALEAVQVDNDTTPFYDLIIEKAEESLKEHIELSSPV; from the coding sequence ATGAAAAATCTTGCCCTATCGCTTAAAAAATGGAGAACCGAAAGCAACAAAACCATGCTTGAATTATCAGCCAAAACTGGTATAGATCAAGCACTTTTATCCAAATACGAAACCGGAAAGCGGGTTCCTTCCGAAAAACACTTGGTTCAACTTTCAGAGGCAATGCACATTGATTTTTCGGAAATCAAAAAAGAATTGTTGGCAGATAAAATTGCCAAGCTCGTTCAATACGAGCAAAATTATGCCGAAATATTGATGGTGGCCGAGAGCCGTGTAGAATACCTCACATCAAATCAAGCATTGATTTTGCCCGAGTTGCCCACAGGTTATACCGAAAAACTCGACAAGTTAGATAAGCTTAAAAATCAATTGAAGGCTCTAAAACCATTGCAAGGCTCGGCTTTGTATAAGCTAAAGGAGTATTTCAGAATTCAATATACCTACGACAGCAACCAAATAGAAGGGAATACGCTGACTCTCAAAGAAACTCATTTGGTTATAAACGAAGGAATCACCGTTGGCGGAAAAAGTATGCGAGAGCATTTGGAGGCCATCAACCACGCCGAAGCTGTTGATTTTATTGAAGATTTGGTTTCGGGAAAAGAAAAGTTTAATCGCCGTTCGCTTTTAGAGGTGCATCGTTTAGTGCTAAAAAGTATTGATAATGAAAATGCCGGAAGGTTTCGAAATGTTCCAGTTCGCATTTCGGGTAGCCAGCATGTTCCGCCTCAGCCGTATCTTCTCGAAAAAATGATGGAAGAATATTTTATGCACTATGAGATACAAAAAAAACGCATGCATCCGGTGCTTTTAGCAGCCGAAATGCACGAGCGTTTGGTAAGCATCCACCCATTTATTGATGGCAATGGCCGCACATCGAGGTTAATAATGAATTTTATTCTACTTCAAAATGGCTACACTATCACTTCCTTAAAGGGTGATTTGACCTCAAGAAAACGCTACTATGATGCGTTGGAGGCCGTTCAGGTTGATAATGACACCACACCCTTTTACGATTTAATTATTGAAAAGGCCGAAGAGTCGCTCAAAGAGCATATTGAGCTTTCAAGCCCTGTGTAG
- a CDS encoding RNA polymerase sigma factor, whose product MNKIHNHTDESLMSFVQQGSSSALEELYKRYSKPLLVLIYRMLNGNEIAAQDLLHQVFLKIMEKPKKFDTTKKFKPWLFAVAANECRKSFRQATTENLSEVADWANADSQTARYEQREFYHQLEIALNKLNYEMREVFVLKHQQQLSIKEIATVLEIPEGTVKSRLHYALKTLATQLNEFNPKK is encoded by the coding sequence GTGAATAAAATTCACAACCATACCGACGAATCGTTGATGAGCTTTGTTCAGCAAGGCTCATCTTCGGCGTTAGAAGAGTTGTATAAAAGATATAGCAAACCCCTGTTGGTGTTGATATACAGAATGCTCAACGGCAACGAAATTGCAGCTCAAGACTTGCTGCATCAGGTGTTTCTAAAAATTATGGAGAAACCTAAAAAGTTTGATACAACCAAAAAATTTAAACCCTGGCTGTTTGCCGTTGCTGCCAATGAGTGTAGAAAATCGTTTCGACAAGCTACCACAGAAAACCTAAGTGAAGTAGCTGATTGGGCTAATGCCGATTCGCAAACGGCAAGATATGAGCAGAGAGAGTTTTACCATCAACTTGAAATAGCGTTGAACAAATTGAATTACGAAATGAGAGAAGTATTTGTTTTAAAACACCAACAGCAGTTGAGTATAAAAGAAATTGCCACCGTTTTGGAGATACCCGAAGGCACCGTAAAATCTCGGTTGCATTATGCCCTTAAAACATTGGCCACACAGTTAAATGAGTTTAATCCGAAAAAATAG